The bacterium genome has a segment encoding these proteins:
- a CDS encoding CRTAC1 family protein, which yields MAEDSAAISFTDVSGPSGLRFRHTFGADKLENVLMTTGSGVALFDYDNDGWLDAFLVNSTALDDQGKPEADSTTHHALFHNEGDGTFKDVTAAAGLSEITYGQGVACADFDGDGFTDFYLTNYGPNRLFRNKGDGTFEDVTEKSGTGDARWGAGAAFFDYDGDLDLDLFVTNYVKFRPRSEGTHSSSLSKRMGFRFFPGPRDYEPEMDIVYRNNGDGTFTDVSKEVGLDPGGKGLNIAISDFDGDGDQDVFVANDATPNFMYQNDAGKFTEIGMESGTAFDPDGVETAAMGVDVADLNGDGRQDLYVTNMLFEFNNMYQNQGDLQFEDVTRSMQLDKDNYRHVGWATRFADFNHDGHLDCFVGNGHVVDYIEGFSQSVTYGQQNMLFMGQADGRFVDVADQAGKAFQRMRVTRGAAFGDIDNDGDIDILTLNSGGRSELLRNDLPANDRWLKIRFEGKAPNTHAIGAKVRVKLGDRSIASEVRFASSYLSSSDPTMHLGLPAGIDKGEVEVIWPSGKRSTQEVSAATLTIVREP from the coding sequence ATGGCGGAAGACTCCGCGGCGATCTCGTTCACCGACGTGTCCGGACCTTCGGGACTCCGGTTTCGCCACACCTTTGGTGCGGACAAACTCGAAAACGTCCTCATGACCACGGGTAGTGGCGTAGCGCTGTTCGACTACGACAATGACGGATGGCTGGACGCTTTCCTGGTCAATAGCACGGCCCTCGACGATCAAGGCAAGCCCGAGGCCGACAGTACGACTCACCACGCGCTCTTTCACAACGAAGGCGACGGAACCTTCAAGGATGTGACCGCGGCAGCGGGGTTGAGCGAGATCACCTACGGGCAGGGCGTCGCCTGTGCTGACTTCGATGGCGACGGATTCACGGATTTCTACCTGACCAACTACGGTCCCAATCGACTCTTTCGCAACAAGGGCGATGGAACCTTCGAGGACGTTACGGAGAAATCGGGAACGGGTGACGCACGCTGGGGGGCCGGTGCCGCATTTTTCGACTACGACGGCGATCTCGACCTGGATCTCTTCGTGACCAACTACGTGAAGTTCCGACCCCGGTCCGAGGGAACTCACTCGTCCTCACTTTCCAAGCGCATGGGCTTCCGCTTCTTTCCCGGTCCCCGGGATTACGAACCGGAAATGGACATCGTCTACCGCAACAACGGTGACGGAACCTTTACCGATGTCAGCAAGGAAGTGGGGCTGGACCCCGGGGGCAAGGGGTTGAACATCGCGATCTCGGATTTTGACGGGGATGGTGACCAGGATGTCTTCGTGGCCAATGATGCCACGCCGAATTTCATGTACCAGAACGATGCTGGAAAGTTCACCGAGATCGGGATGGAATCGGGCACCGCTTTCGATCCTGACGGTGTCGAAACTGCCGCCATGGGCGTCGATGTCGCCGACCTCAACGGCGACGGGCGCCAAGATCTCTACGTCACGAACATGCTCTTTGAGTTCAACAATATGTATCAGAATCAGGGAGATCTTCAGTTCGAGGACGTCACGCGGTCCATGCAGTTGGACAAAGACAATTACCGGCATGTGGGCTGGGCGACTCGCTTCGCAGATTTCAACCACGACGGGCATCTGGACTGCTTTGTCGGGAACGGACACGTCGTGGACTACATCGAAGGCTTTTCCCAGAGCGTGACCTACGGTCAGCAGAACATGCTCTTCATGGGGCAGGCCGACGGGCGCTTTGTCGACGTCGCAGATCAGGCCGGCAAGGCGTTTCAGCGCATGCGTGTAACTCGAGGTGCGGCTTTTGGTGATATCGACAACGACGGTGATATCGACATCCTGACGCTGAATTCAGGTGGGCGTTCCGAGCTATTGCGCAATGACCTGCCAGCAAATGACCGCTGGTTGAAGATCCGCTTCGAGGGCAAGGCCCCGAATACTCACGCGATCGGTGCCAAGGTTCGCGTGAAACTCGGCGATCGCAGCATCGCCTCGGAGGTGCGCTTCGCCAGTAGTTATCTGAGCAGCAGTGATCCCACGATGCACCTGGGGCTTCCCGCTGGAATCGACAAGGGCGAAGTCGAGGTCATCTGGCCGTCGGGCAAGCGCTCGACTCAGGAAGTCAGCGCGGCGACCCTGACGATCGTCCGGGAGCCATGA